The DNA sequence TCCATTACGTCACCACCAACATACACACCCTTTTTAGACATTTCTTTACTCTCATTTttaagaatagaaaaaaaattctaccaataaattaaattgagcAATGTTATGAATTTCGTGGGGCTAATATTTAGAAAAGATTTCATCTCGAAGGCAACACTTGAAAAAGAGTTTTACAATTAACTTTTGTAAtgataatatttttcttaaggTCTTGTAACATTGAGAACTAACCAATTAAAAAGGACAATTTGCATAGAGTTCAAATTAGCAAAAGGCCAAATGAAGTATCACAAAATAGAATCGTTGAAATATATACTGGCTCTTAAAAAGAATATTATGTTATGAGTATTGTGGGATTAACATCTAAAAAAGAGTTTTATATCAAGCTaaggataaaaaaaaatcttataaaaTTTCAAACTCTTTCACTATATAAACTAGTTATTGTAGTAATAGTTCTCCTAAAATTTTATAGCTTATTATAAATAATTGCAATAGCAAatagtatattatatattaacaaAAGAATTAATACAATAAATTTAGAAGTTCCAATAgatgataatattatatatattacaaagAGCAATGATAtgtaactaataaaatttattgtttttaattaattaatatttgactaacaaaaataattttaaatcgatataaaaaatataatcatattatatatacatcatACTAAAATccgttattaatataaaatatatattataaaaaattaatgtatatataaataataagcaaattttgatatataaataatatcctttaaaaaaaattgttaattttaGTAACTCCTGAAATCCCTTTAAGATTCTTCATGTGTCTGTCCTCTTAGTTAGTTCCTCTCACATTCAACCCTTTaacttcctctctctctctctctgtctctcaaGCTTCTACACAAGACAGATATGGATTTAGCTTATTGagtgagagagagggagagcAAAATCTGGCATTGTCCTCTGTTGGTTTATGGTTAGGTGATGGTGGTAGAGGTGGCAGCTGAGAGATCCAACCATTTGGCTCTATCTGCCATCTTTAATCTCGGCGTTAGTTCTCTTCAAAACTTTTGCACCAATTCAGTGACATATTCTTATTCTTTGCCACATAACCAACACAACCAAACTGCATCCACTCATTAGGGTTTCTATTTTATTCCTCATCACACCTTGCTTTCTGTGCCTTCTTCACTTCTTGTGTTTTCTTTCTCCTCGGGATCTGAAACGCTTTCCATTCCCGGCCCGACGGACTTATTGTCTTTGCTACTATCTTTTCATCTCATTCTCAAACTCAAACTCAAACTCACCATTTCCGGAGCAAGATTATCGATTTCTGCCACGCAACCTAACACTTGTTTCTGTGAGCTCTCATACACTTTCTCTCATTTCATtactttttttagtttttctttttcacaCATTCATCATATCTTGagttataaattaaatatacagAGTCTCTAATATTTGTATGACATGTATTGTGGCACTAATTAAATAGAGCATGCttatttatgaattttgttaACAACCAATGTTCTTAAAGTAATTATTAACATTTTCAATCACAGAAAGTAGCATAtcttttgatattttgattctttattttatttcaaatatttaattttagtaacCTTGGCTTCGTAATTAGTACTCTCTTAAAATACTGACTAATTAATAATACCTTAAATCATTATTATGTGCAGTTTGTTCTATAAGATGGAGGTATTGAAACTTTTCTTTAGATTAATTTGGAGATGTTAAAAACAAGCAATACTTAAAAGtgatcaaaattaattaaaaaaactaaaggGCAGATTTGATTTCCATATTCATATTTTGAATGGTTGATGATCTCGGATGTTGTGTCTTATTAGGCTAAACATACTGTGACACATAATAAGAAGGTTCATGAACTTTATTCTTTAGAAGCATGGGTCACATAAATCAGTGGGAATCACAATGAGTGACACGCACTATATTctgtgtatatatatgttgaTCTAGTAACATACTTAGTTAGTATTGTGTGTGTGCATGTCCATTATCACATGTGTGTTGACTATGTGAACATTTTCACACGCATAATCATATCATCATGGTCTTGCTTTTTTCTCCATCTACACTTTATAACGACAAACCATATTGGATATCAATTCTTGTTCTTCTTTTACAACATTTTTCACTTCCATGGTTCTTATATGTTATAGGCCACATGTGCACATTTTGATGAGACACTTTTTTATACAATATAATTTGTTATATTTCCGTCTTCCAATATCAGAAATTAGGTTAATTAAGCATTGTTGTTTGTGCTTATAATTGGATTAATTATGTCGTCATTATACTACTACATACTGTAGGAGGTGTAATTAATTTGGTATTGTTTTTCATTATTGTTGGCACTTGttgatataatcaaaagtaAATATTAGATGGTGTAAGTTTATCGCTTAAAAGACGCTACTCTGTGAATATTTGGAAAATGTCCAAATTCGCCTTATTATGAAATAGTTAGGGATTGAAAAAGCAAGGAGGATAAAAGTAACTTGTAGAGAAATTATTATAAGGTGGAAACTCaatcgacttcacgtgaagttaataCCTGAGAGCCGTTAAATGATTtgactaatttgactaaattttcatctaacggctctcatGTATCAACTTCAAGTTGAAGTTAAGTGAGTTTTCACCTTATTATAAAGGTGTTCTTGCATTGTCACTAATAAATTGGGCAAGCCACAATGCATTAAGGGATGGAAGTATCTTACTATAAATTTTGTGCAGGAGTGAAAAATTGCATGGAGAATATGAATAGTTTTTGTCATGTTCCCCCGGGTTTTAGATTCCACCCCACGGATGAAGAACTTGTTGATTACTACCTTAGGAAGAAGGTTAGTTCAAGGAAGATTGAGCTTGATGTAATCAAAGATGTGGATCTATACAAAATTGAGCCATGGGACCTTCAAGGTATAATACACATGCATGCATATACTATATGTTGTATTGTGAGGATGGGAACATATATATTgttaattaatgaataagttgTTCAAATTTTGAAGAGATATGCAGGATAGGAAGAGAAGAGGAGAATGAATGGTACTTCTTTAGCCACAAGGATAAGAAGTATCCAACAGGAACAAGAACAAATAGGGCAACAGCAGCTGGGTTTTGGAAAGCAACGGGAAGAGACAAAGCTATATATTCAAAGCATGATCTCATAGGGATGAGGAAGACATTAGTCTTTTATAAAGGAAGAGCTCCTAATGGACAAAAATCGGATTGGATTATGCACGAATATCGCCTTGAAACCGATGAAAATGCCGCACCACAGGCAAGTTTAACTCTATATTTTTTGGTCATACAAATATTTAATTtgcatacatacatatacacaTGAATGCATGCATGCATGGATGCAGGAAGAAGGATGGGTGGTGTGTAGAGTATTCAAGAAGAGAGTAACAACGATGCGTAAAGTGATGATGAGAGAGCATGATGAGTCTCCTAATTCTTCTTGTTGGTACGATGAGCAAGAATTCATGATGATGGAATCACCAACAAAGCAACAATCCTCtattcttcttcatcaatccaCCAATAATAACCATTCCAATTTGATGCAGCTACCACCATATCCTCTCATCAAGAAAGAGCTTCATCACCCATCATCATCATACCCCTTCCTTCAGCTTCCACTCTTAGAGTCTCATCAACAATCTGCTGCTGCACCTTCCTCCATTTCTGAACAACTCATCATGCCACCACCAATTGGAGGAGGAGAACAAGTCCCTAGTTTTCAGTCATTCTTCAATAATGAACAACAAGAAGTAGGAGTTCTTGATTGGAGAGTTCTTGACAAGTTTGTTGCTTCACAACTTAGTCAAGATGATAATCATGCATCCTCTAATAGTATTGTACAAGATCTCACACAGGAAATTGTTATGGTGCCTCACAATGATCCTGCATCAACATCAAACTCCCTCACCTGCCCAATTGATTTGTGGAAATAGCATCATGGATTCCACCATATTATAAATTCCTCATTTT is a window from the Arachis stenosperma cultivar V10309 chromosome 3, arast.V10309.gnm1.PFL2, whole genome shotgun sequence genome containing:
- the LOC130965564 gene encoding NAC domain-containing protein 7-like → MENMNSFCHVPPGFRFHPTDEELVDYYLRKKVSSRKIELDVIKDVDLYKIEPWDLQEICRIGREEENEWYFFSHKDKKYPTGTRTNRATAAGFWKATGRDKAIYSKHDLIGMRKTLVFYKGRAPNGQKSDWIMHEYRLETDENAAPQARRRMGGV
- the LOC130970360 gene encoding NAC domain-containing protein 7-like; its protein translation is MRKVMMREHDESPNSSCWYDEQEFMMMESPTKQQSSILLHQSTNNNHSNLMQLPPYPLIKKELHHPSSSYPFLQLPLLESHQQSAAAPSSISEQLIMPPPIGGGEQVPSFQSFFNNEQQEVGVLDWRVLDKFVASQLSQDDNHASSNSIVQDLTQEIVMVPHNDPASTSNSLTCPIDLWK